The genomic DNA ctctgagaggcaatgGAAACCCAGAGGGATCAGGAGACGCGTCCAGTGAAGGGAGactacaagaggatctggaatGGCAAAGACCCAGAGCCAGGCCTGCGTGTGAGGCTGACCCATTATGGAGCTACAGCAATCACTTGAAGGTCAATTTGCAGCTGAATTCAGATTTCATTGTTGGCCTGATTTACTCTCCTTTTCAGGGCCATCCACAGGACTTATGGGCCCCTATACCCCACGTTCACGTGTGGTTTAGATAAGGGGAGTCTTTTGaaggatgtatttaaaaaacGATATGGCTGaaaatccaagcatttaaggagaaagatgaatactcagattgcacatctaaaaatctatgcaaggattttgtAAAGAAGTGATTTtactttcggggggggggggggtgtgctcCATCTCCACCCCAAAGCTCCAcctcgctccacctcttcccatcccagcccccagtgccctACCTTCACTCCGCCTCTTTTTTCTTCATAGTGTCTCGCTATAAGAATAAATGCTTGCTTATAAAGGGCTGTGGGGTAACTTAtaactgctggcaattacagCTGTTCCGAGCCTTTGGAGAGACACCGAGGTGCAGCCACTAGCCTGTTTAGGTcgtctggcttgctgggggaaTGTCATACtgtaaggcagggaactgtggagCTTGGAAAAACCCTggttgggagggagagagatgtggggctctgcccaagagaggtgatggctgaggagccaggagcctagaACGCGTGTCCTCGAGGGACCACAGAGGAGGAATATAGTTGCAGTTGCCCTGGACTGTGAGAGTCCCATCTTCCCAAAGCAGAGGAGAATAAGGCCACATGATTCTTTATTTGGCCAGGGGGAAGATCCAGACTCTCACTTTCCATGTAATGGCCTTATAGCGGAGGAGGAAGGTTTGCAAAGGAAGCAGATCAGTAGCACGTAATCCTGTACAGCATGTGCAGCTGGCAGAGAACCAAGGAAAACAGACTGTGGTAGAGGAAAGAATGCAAggagaaaaaacattttctttctccCCCGAACTAGAGGAGAAAGAAAATCAGACAAAAACCAAACAGATGAGAacacaaaatttttttttaaaatgatttttttttaaaatgcatcagatgaagtgggttccagcccacgaaagcttatacccaaagaaacgtgttagtctctaaggtgccacaaggactcctggttgtttctgctgatgcagactaacacagctgccactctgaaacctgtcaacattttttgtaagtgaaaaaaaaatatgcatcAAAATTATACAGAAATAAAAAGCCTATTTCAAAGAACCTTGCAGATGGACTTTGGATTCACACCCACTGGTTTAACCGGAACTTATGACCTGTGCCTACCCATCATCACGCTCACTTTGTATCTCAGCTCTACCCCGTCTCATCGGCTTGGGCTGTAAGTTCCTCAGGCCAAGGACAGCGCCCaccataggtagggccctaccaaattcacggtcatgaaaaatgcatcacgggcTGTGAAATCTGTTTTCCCTCTGTAAaagctggtcttttgtgtgcttttattctgcattatacagatttcacaggagagacAACtgcttctcaaattgggggtcctgacccaaaagggtttgtagggggggttgcaaggttattttaggggggttgaggtattgccacccttacttcagtgctgctgccttcagagctaggtggccAGAGagggaatttggtagggccctaagcaTAGTGGGGGTCAGGTGTGGCACGGTCAAATATAGTGATTGTACCCTCTGAAGGATAAACAGCAGCAACTTTTCTTTAGTTACATTGATGGATTTAAAGTGCAGGGTGCCAGCAGCTGgatcacaggcactgacttttgtttttcccAGTGGGGGCTTCACCCCTGCTTCACCctccctccacctcttccctcccccgagGTCCCTCCTGCCCACCCGCCACttgctcctcccctgagcgcctcCTGCTAGCCGCTTGCGGAtccacagccagccctgcaggttCCGGAACAGCTGATCTGCGGCCAGCCAGGGAGTCATGGAGCCACTGTAGCTGGCGGGAGCTGAGCGCCCCCTAttattttccccatgggtgcttcagccccagagcacccacggattTGGCGCCTATGAGCTGGACCTAGGTACAGAGAATCCCCGCTGCAGCAGTTTTCCCTCTGACAGCTCGCGGACCGCAAGGACATGGAATTGAGAGTCTGTCTGATGCTTCAGAATTTGCCGAAATCTTGGTACCCCCACTAAGGAAAAAGCAGATGCTGAGAGGCTCTGGCCCACCTTCACTTGCACAGAAACAAGATACAGCACGTTACTAGCACCTCCACCCCCCTGCTACCTTAAAAACataaagtgcattttaaaaaaaatattgagttTGATCTAAATTGATACAAATACATTCAGTAGAAaagtcagggaagggggtgcgTGTGTCCCTGTGCATAGAGTAGCACTTCAGCTGAGCTCTGACATCTCCGCTTGCCCCTGCGCTCCATTCTCCTCTCTCAGCGTAAGTCCGGCAGGCTTGCTGCAGATCCAGTATCGCACCGTGTCGCACCAAGAAGAGGTAACGGCTTCATCGTTCAGATACGCGCACTCACCCTGTGCTCTGACTTTGAACCTGCATTGCAAGCACCACAGAATTAAAGTCAAGGCTTCGTATTCTATGCAGCACAGCAGACAGAAAACAAGCGGCTAGGGCCTCTACGTTATGTACACCGTCCCCTTTCACTTTTGTATAGTCCAGTTAGTCCAACATCCCTGGTTATGGTTCACATTCAACGCTGCTCTCCAATTTTTAAATTTCACTGTGATGCACAATTTTGGTGCAAAGTTCCAAACATAACTGCATCACAGAAGTTGCCAAGGGAAACTGGGAAGCAGCTAGGGTAGGGACAGCTGGGGCTTTTCTCATGTAGGAAAATACTGGGTTTTGGGACCCAGCAAGCAGCTGAAACGTTTGTCACCGGGAGGGGGTGCATCACCTTTGTCTCTCCCCATTTTGGGGACATGAAGGAGAGGACTAcatttggggaagggggttgaaTTTTTCTTTTACAGCGCCAGCAACCCTTGATAGCAACTATCTGTCCCAGGATCTGGGACTTCATCCAGTGGCGATGGGGAAGTCTGCTATCTTGATGCTTCTGTTAAAATGGTCAGCAGCAAAACAGTTACGTGTGGATGTTGAAAACAGCCTAGGCCTTGGCTACCcctgagagttacagcgctggtggtggctttacagcgctgtaactcactccctgtccacactggcaaggcacatacagcgctatatctccctggatacagcgctgTCTGTAGTCCACCTCGACGAGACGAATAAAGAGtatagctgctgctgcagcgctggggtgccagtatAAACAGGGactaatcttactacgctgtgactgacctctggaaccttcccataatgcttttaagtaaagataactctttttttgttgtgatgcctctatTTGTTTTGTTGTCAGCTCCAGGCtccgggagctgcttatctaaaaaacaaacccagctactgtttgctgtgaaggagcagaggcagggagctccctttggaatgcccacagctagtgtttgcttgaggagagggggagggagggggtggaggtccATTTTGGagtggctgcttatctggtctgtgaggaaaaaaccaaagagggctatttgctttcagcaaacgggtcggaacttgcaaggcagctgctgacacagagtcagctccaaaaatccactctctctctctcccccacgctccctgtcacactccacccccctcttttgaaaagcaccttgcagcttgaacgctgggatagctgcccataatgcaccctCTCAATGCCGCTGCAgacgctgcaaatgtggccacgacagggcactagcagctgtcagtgtggacagactgcagcgcttttcctactcagctgtacgaagacaggtttaactcccagcactgtacagcggcaagtgtagccatacccttaagtAGGGTTGGGTTAAGCCCAGCTGTAATCAGCTGAGCTATGCTACTAAGGCTTGTCTCAGACCTATCACAACAGCAGTTCTCTCCATTTCCTCAGGGATATGTTTTACTACTCAAAACAGTTCAACATCAAGCAAAGAACTAAAccaggccctgcctccagcaAGCACCTACCTGCTCCCTGCAGTTCTCAGCGGAGCAGTTGCTGGCCTTTAAACTAAGCCTGCAAATCACCGGATCCTCTCTTGTGATCCCTGGCCTCAGCCCCATCAGCTGGGAGTCACATTTGTGGCTAAGCCAATTTCCCTgatagccccctcccccacccattaaCAAGAAAGAGAACTCACCAGTGATTGAATTCGGTGCCGTTGGTCCATTTCCAGACCTGGCCCGGTTCCCTCCGGAGGCCGATCCAGTGCTCAGAGAGGTCTTTATGGCGCTTAATGAAAGCCTTTCCAAAAGCGGAAGTGAAAGATATTATTCACCACGACCTGCATGCGAGTCTCTCTGTGTTGCTGATGGGGCCTAGTGCAGTCTGCAGCGCTGTTCTAGCTGCCAGTGACAGCAAAGCCTCCTCGTTAAGGTTACGGCTGGGGCCTTACCAAAATCACGgctgtgaaaaacacatcacggaccgtgaaatcagacctcccctgtgaaatctagctatgtggggggaggggcagggccgggggcaccTAAGCTAGGGGCTACTACCGTGTCCCCATCTCTAGCTGCTAGTCTCCGggatggggagggacaggacttatTCCTCCCTTGCACAGAGGCTCTCAGGGGAGATCAGATTCCCTCTGGGTACCTCCTCCAGGCGTGGGTGGAAGCTCCAGGGCTTCCTGCAGCCCTAAGAGGTTGCCAGAGCTGGAGGTGGATCTGATctcccctgtgctgctgggagtgccCTGCAGCCGGGGGAGGCACCCAGAGATAGGTCTGATCTCCCCCGTCAACTCTTGTCTGCAAGCAGCTGTGTAGGGGAAAAGCaaatcctgtccctccccagcccacccgggactagcagctaggagctgggttggggagctatGGGGGAGATTAAACTCACCTCTACGAACCTCCACCTCTGGGGGTGGTGAGAAGAGAGCACGATCAGAAGTAAGGGGCGGGGGCacaaccctcaaaagtttggggaccactgctctaaagtcTGAAAGGGTCTCTCACCATTTCCTGAGGGGTGTCGATCTCAGCCAGGGAGGCACTGAAGGAGGAGCAGTTGCTCTGGCTGTTGTTCCAGTCCCCTTCAGCCTCGGAGAAGTAGTAGCATTTCCTTCCGTACCAGACCCAGCCGTCCGGGCAGCAGCGGGCAGCGGCCGGAGGATCAGAACGAGCCAAAGGTGGGTTAACTagtgaaaatgagaaagtcaaaCAGGGTCAAagattctctccctctctgtataGGAGGGGGGTAAGAGGCAATAAATGTTCTCAGAACCAGAGACCCCCATTCAACCAAGgatagtgctgctgctgctcctctgggcctcagtttccccctccaaGGTTGGtctcctcagcttcccagccaCTGCTCTGTGCTGCAGATGTGGCGTCACCCTCCGTTCAAGTCCACGACAAACGTATGCCCTTCCAGGTTGCCAAGGGTCCAAACTAAGAAGTCCCAAACAAATGAAGATGTCCTGCTGAACCTCAGGACTTCCCATCAGCTCACCCCCTACACCCAATTCCCAGCCCTTTTCCTTACAGACCCTTCCTCAAGGCCTTCCAAGGGAGCCTGCCTGGTCCCTGTGTTCCTGCTCTCAGTCCCTTTATAAGGCCCAGGTGATTAAGCTCTTACTTGACCCTCCTTAGTCTCCCTCCCTCAGGCTAGGAAGCAACTAATTAACTATGGCACTGGTGGGGCTGGCCCCATCCCCCCTTAAAGGGACCAGTTGCCCCATGACACCTTGATGCCATTTCATGTTACTGATTGTCACAGCGATTCCAGACCCTGTTTATGGTAAATCTCTGCCCTCCTGTctaccataggcaccgacttcctgCATTcctagggagggaggggggaaggtgctcGACCctcgctctgccccaggccccgcccccacttcacccctctcccaagcccccacccctccttttcctgccccgtctcttcctgccccctcccccagcacctcctacatgccactgaacagctgattgggggaggtgctgggggggaacaGCTGATCGTCGGGGCCCGCTGACAGGTaggaggcactgggggtgggggtgggcatcAATCTGTGGGGCTGCtgataggtgctgagcacccactcttTTTTTCCGTAGGTGCCCCATCCCCGGACAGGAAAGGGCGCACAGGAAGTTTTGGCACCCAAAGCCAGCGCCTTAATCCTTGGACCATCCTCCCTCCCATGAAAGCCCCTCAGAAATGGTAACTGGCTGTTCCACTTTACAGAGCCTGCCTTCAGCACAACTTCGGAGACTCAAATGAGCTGGCACGACCGACAGTCGACTGTACCATCAATACAAACAGAGGGGAATCAGAGTCAGCCGCACTTTCGCTCACTTGACTTTTCAAGGCGGTGCGTCCTGGCTGAGACCAACCTCTGACAGGCTCCTGGAACTGTCTATACAAAAGGTGGAGAGAATGAAAAAGGGGAGATTTCTTTTCTCCCCTGGTGTGGCAGAAAAAGGGGGCTACACAGTAAAACTAGCTGAAAACCTTCAATGAAATGCAACCCTTTCACTGCAGTAGAGGAGGGACAGGGATGGTGCCCCATGGGTAATACTAAAGAGCTGATCTAAAGAGCCAGTGATGAAGTAGTAAGAGGAAGGACCGGAAGTTGGAGGCTGGAGAAGTGCGAATATGTGACTGCGATGGCTCCAAGGCAAAACACGAAGCACAGAGACTGAGGGCTGGGAACTCACCAGCCAGAACAATGATGGTAGTGATCAAAACTAAGATGATTCCAGCTACAAAAGCACATTTCATGAACTTGCAGTTACATGAATAACCTAAAATAGGGAGAGAAAAACCATTAGTGCTCTTGAGGGAGCGGTGTTATCTAAATAATAACAGAAATGATTTGATTTCCAGTGAGACAAGGAGCGTGAGGTAACAGCTTTTATTGGAGCcatttctgctggtgaaagagacagcaTTCAAGCGACACAGACACCTTCTTCaattctgtgtaagctcaaaagcttgtctctctcagcaacagaagttggttcaataaaagatatcacctccccTGGCTTGTCTCtgtaatgtcctgggaccaacatggctacaagtaCATTGCAAACAACAGTGGTTGATTTCCAGTAACATCTAGAGACTCCAACTGATATCAGGGCCCGGTTGTGCCgagcgctgcacagacacacagcgagagacagtccctgccgcagctgagatcagggcctggttgtgccaggtgctgcacagacacacagcgagagacagtccctgccccagctgagatcagggcctggttgtgccgggcgctgcacagacacacagcgagagacagtccctgccgcagctgagatcagggccccgttgtgccaggcgctccacagacacacagggagagacagttcctgccccagctgagatcagggccccattgtgccgggtgctgcataGACACAcagtgacagtccctgccccagctgagatcaggccccgttgtgccgggcactgcacagacacacagcgagagacagttcctgccccagctgagatcagggccccattgtgctgggcgctgcacagacgcACAGTGACAGTCCCTACcgtagctgagatcagggccccattgtgccgggcgctgcacagacacagcgagaaacagtccctgccctaaagggcttacaatctaaatagacaagacacacaAAGGAAGGTTtactttccccattttacagttgaggaactgaggcatagaaatatgtgccttgcccaaggttacaaagGAAGTCAGAGAGATGAATTGAACCCAATTCTCTTTAGTTTtaatccagtgccttaaccacaagtccCCACAGTTTCTCTAGGGAAGCACATTCCCTACTCTCAACCCACAGCACTGGAGCACGGCCCTAGCTTTTTGAGTTGTTTACTCCCAGGTCTCTGTATCTAAATAACAAAGTTGTCCAGGTCCATGTGTtccccggggttctttcaacccagaGCTCTCAGTAACGTGTACTCTGTgccaggtggtgtcaggaaatacaAAATCTCCCTGTACGCATGCTGGGCAATGACCATTACCAGAACAGgcaggggtcctgatctcagcagGACCTCTACGTGCTGTGGTAATATAAAGAACAATAAAGTAGCGATTCGTTCTATTATCAGAGATCTGGGATAGGGTGCAGGACGCTGTTTCTCTTGGGAGCTAAGGCATTAACTACAACATTTATACTCCTTTAACGACGGCACTACAGCCTCCCTAGTGTGAACACATTTATACAGGTATCAAGGTACCATAAGCTTTTTCTACAGGTGATAACCCCATCTTGCCAATTACACCAGGAATCAAACCACAGCCCTCCAGCGCTGGAAGCATAGCGGAGGCAGGAATGGATTCCAGTCCTCTGTGGATCTGGCACAGTGGGGCCTGTAACACACACTGACCAGAGAAGTGGTTTtcaagctgcagcccatgtgacatcccagggccatacaggtagtaggggatgcagcccacaatggtaaataggttgagaacaacTGGACTAGAGAGTTGCATACACACAGATCAGAATAAGAGAGTCCACATGGGGGTTGTACCAGGGTAGGTACATCTGTTTACATTCACAACTTAGCGTATATGGGGATAACTTTCCCATGTGGCCAAGCCCTTAGCCTCTGTCTCTCCTGCTAACCATTTCCTAGAGAGTGAGGGTTTAAGGTGCTTGTCCACATGGGAGAATTTACTGGTACAAGACTATGGTTATACTGGGCTAGCTCCCCATGAAGATACATTTATTCTAGAATAGCTGTGTTCACACAGGAAGTTATACTAGTAGGGggagtgggatagctcagtggtttgagcattggcctgctaaacccagggttgtgagctcaaccctTGAAGGGGCcctttggggatttagttgggaatcAGTCCTGCCTTAAGCAGCGGGGTCAAACTAGGAGActgcctgaggccccttccaaccttGACAGTCTGTGATtcaggggggaggggtagctcagtggtttgactatTGGCCCGCTaaattgtgaattcaatccttgagggggcaatttaggaatctggggaaaatatcagtacttggtcctgctagtgaaggcagggggctggactcaatggcctttcaagcccttccagttctagaagataggtttatctccaattattattttttttaactataaaggTATAATTATATTGGTAAGTTTCTCTGCACAAAGTCCTAAGTTACCTGGTCCATCTCCTCTGTCCAGGTGTCCATTACAATTAAGAGGCTCCatcagctgctgttgctgctgaacagaattctctcctcctccctctgcgTTTTCACTCCCATTAAGAGGCTCTTCCATTTGAAGTTCCCCCCCAGAACGATCTCCGTGTCCTCTCTCTGaaaggcaggggcagaggcaTGAGCTAGCAGCATGAGTGCGCGTACGCAGGAGACCAACAGAGCTTGTGCAGTCCCTGCCACCATGGCTATGTGGCTCTCGTTACTGGAGCTAGCTCTAGTATTCTAGCTTCGTACGGCTTCACAaactgcagtcacacctcccagctgcagtgtagacgtagcctaaagcCAAGGCAAGAGGTGAAGCACAAGGTACCAATGAGATAGTTATGACCAGTGGGCTAGGCAGTGATCACAGCATTCCCGCTGCCTGACCATGGCCATGTGGTCTGTCAGCAGCAGGGCAGGAATTTGGGTATTTTTCTCCTTGCCCCAGCTACTAAAATATGTGAttgtctcagctttcattaaaacaaacagacaaacccCCTCTCAAAGTGTCTAGCCCCCGTGCTCGGTGAGAAAAACTCGAGACCGGGATGAGAGGGCAGCTCCAGGCTAGGAAAAAGACCCGACGGGATTACTTTTAAACATCACTGCTTCGTTTTATGCCAATCTTGTGATGACACCTGATTTCCGGACACTTGGGGTTGGTGATACTGTCTCTTCTCCATGTCACCCAGCCACACCTCACcccaccctagggtgaccagatgtcctgattttatagggacagtcccgatttttgggtctttttcttatattggctcctattacccccacccttgtcctgatttttcacacttgctgtctggtcaccctaccccacccaactcagccctgcccctatgcaccccccccccccgtacagCCCACCGCGCCTCACTCTGCAGTGCGCAGCCGCAGTGCCAGGcagcactcatagactcatagactctaggactggaagggacctcgagacgtcatcgagtccagtcccctgccctcatggcaggaccaaatactgtctagaccatccctaatagacatttatctaacctactcttaaatatctccagagatggagattccacaacttccctaggcaatctattccagtgttatTCCGCTTTGGCTGCTGTATTCTGTCCCCTACGTCTCCTCGTAGGAATTTCGCTGCCATTTTGGCATCGGCCGGGCCTGGGAATCCTCTTTCGGGTCCGCGCTGGTTCACGCAGCAGCCCACCCCCCCAGCGCCCCGAAGGCAGAAGCTAGGGGGGGAGGTGGCGGtgggacccaggcatcctgccCGGAACATGAGCGCCTCAGAGCACCCCCCATCTGCGAGGCacgcccccccgcccctgccttCACTCAGAAAGCGGAGGATGAAACCCTAAGGACACCTCCCATCAGTGTGGGAGGGGATCGAGGGTTCCTCCGCTTCATCCCCCCCCGAAATAGAGGTGCACCCCTCCAGAGCCCACCCCCGATTAGCACGGGAAGAGGGGAGGATTGGGGTGCCCCAGCACAGCTGCCCCTATAAAAGGGGGAAGTgcaccccctaagctccccccatcagtgcaagaggaggggaggattgGGGTGCCCCAGCACAGCTGCCCCTATAAAAGGGGGGAAGTGCAGCCCCCAAAGCCCCCCAGGATTagcacaggaagaggggaggattgGGGTGCCCCAGCACAGCTGCCCCTCTAAAAGGGGGGAGGTGCAGCCCCCAAAGCCCCCCCCCGATTagcacaggaagaggggaggattgGGGTGCCCCAGCACAGCTGCCCCTATAAAAGGGGGGAAGTGCAGCCCCCAAAGCCCCCCCCCCGATTagcacaggaagaggggaggattgGGGTGCCCCAGCACAGCTGCCCCTATAAAAGGGGGGAAGTGCAGCCCCCAAAGCCCCCCAGGATTagcacaggaagaggggaggattgGGGTGCCCCAGCACAGCTGCCCCTATAAAAGGAGGGAGGTGCAGCCCCCAAAGCCCCCCAGGTTtagtgcaggaggagggggaggtctCTAAGTCCCCCATCCCCCCCCGTTCCTCTTCTTCCACTACAAGACACAGGGGCAGTTCCTCTCCTAGATGGTCAGAAAGTTACCAGCTTTCTCTccgctgctgctgcagtgctcgTAGCCCAGCAAATCTCATCTGGATCCTGCCTGCAACTCCCCTGCCTCCGTAATACCCTGTTACCTAAACCTCAGTCTGTCTCTTATCTAAACTCTGCAGGCGCTTCCTTGCCCCAGCCTTTGTAATACATCTCTGTACGTTAGTATTTTCTCAGGTGTTTTTTTAGGTTGAAGTCCCAGTGAGCTGTCGTAAATCAGAGGGGAGAAGCTGGAATGAGTCAGTTCATTTCATAACCAGTTCTGATAGTCTCAGTTTGAAAAAGTGCAAAACAATGTGGGACAGTGCAAAATATGGGCCATGAAAGGGTGTCATCCAAGTGTGCATGACttaggcaagcgatgttgtttttcctgtggcactttatagactaacagaccaagtgtgtgtggggtgccCCTCAGGTCACAGGCGTATAAGGGGTTGGGATGGATTCGCTGTCCCACACCAGTGTGAAATGGGGCCTCTGAGGGCAGGGtcagattaactctcctgtgggcctggggctattagattttgtggggctgtaggggatttggagtgggctcagggctggggattggagtgtgggagggggtgcagctccagctggggggtggggccacggatgggatggggttgtggtgcagcaggaggtttggcatgtgggctctgggagggagtttgggtgcagggggggctcaggtGGAGTAAGGGGTGGGTGTGCGGgctgcaggctccagccaggagccgcttacctcaggcggctcctggtcagccgcacagcagggctaaggcaggattcCTGCCTGCACTGGCTTCATGCTGCTCCGCTCCCTgaggtggccagcatgtccagccactaggcagaggggccaggctgctctATGTGGTCTATACTGcccatccgcaggcaccgcctctgcagctcccatgggctgcagtacctggccaatgggagctgcagagctggccctgggggcagggggattcCCTGAATGCCCCTTGCCTAGGGCCGCAGGGACACATTGGTGAGTCAGTCTTCCGGCTCCAGCCCACGATGGGGGAGGCTTGGGGACTGGTTTTCGGCCCGTGGTGCAGAAATTTGCTGTGGGCTGGATGAAAAGAAGCAGTGGGCCGTATCTGGCCTTCAGGGCCCTCCTTAGCTCtagggcctgggctgcagcccttaaagcccctgcattaatccaGTCCTATCTGAGCGGGTGCCAAATGGATTTGAGTTTGAACTGATTTTTACACCTGTTAGATGGCTGATTGCGTGCTCTGTGCACGGCAAACTCAGAGGCAGGTCCTGTAAGCACTGCAAACACTAGGCTGTACAGGCTCTAACCC from Gopherus flavomarginatus isolate rGopFla2 chromosome 12, rGopFla2.mat.asm, whole genome shotgun sequence includes the following:
- the LOC127032326 gene encoding C-type lectin domain family 2 member D-like, whose protein sequence is MEEPLNGSENAEGGGENSVQQQQQLMEPLNCNGHLDRGDGPGYSCNCKFMKCAFVAGIILVLITTIIVLAVNPPLARSDPPAAARCCPDGWVWYGRKCYYFSEAEGDWNNSQSNCSSFSASLAEIDTPQEMAFIKRHKDLSEHWIGLRREPGQVWKWTNGTEFNHWFKVRAQGECAYLNDEAVTSSWCDTVRYWICSKPAGLTLREENGAQGQAEMSELS